In Cenarchaeum symbiont of Oopsacas minuta, a single window of DNA contains:
- a CDS encoding ABC transporter ATP-binding protein has product MALLSIRGLKKHFDGLIVLDGVDMDIDRGKVYHLIGSNGSGKTTLINIVSGMLQPDDGSVVLDGHNITQFGQLETYRAGLARTFQIPRPFHKLTSAENMSVSVTENPGETFLKASIYRLWRHHEYAVRKKVNSNIKWIGLESRVNEESQNLSGGQQKLLETGRVMMADPKIILLDEPIAGVNPSLAHHIFKKIREVATRQNIAFLIIEHRLDISLEYSDHAFALDGGRVIAQGKSNEILKHPAVVESYLGK; this is encoded by the coding sequence ATGGCATTATTATCCATCAGGGGTTTGAAAAAACATTTTGATGGTCTGATAGTACTCGATGGTGTTGATATGGACATAGATCGTGGCAAAGTATACCATCTTATTGGATCCAACGGAAGCGGCAAAACTACACTTATCAATATAGTAAGTGGCATGCTACAACCAGACGATGGTTCTGTAGTGCTTGATGGACACAATATAACACAGTTTGGGCAACTTGAGACATATCGAGCTGGACTTGCTAGAACGTTTCAGATACCAAGACCGTTTCACAAACTAACATCAGCAGAGAATATGTCAGTTTCAGTAACAGAGAATCCTGGTGAGACATTTCTAAAGGCATCCATCTATAGACTCTGGCGCCATCACGAATATGCAGTTCGTAAAAAAGTAAACTCTAACATAAAATGGATTGGTCTTGAGTCAAGGGTTAATGAAGAGAGTCAAAATCTGAGCGGTGGACAACAAAAGCTATTAGAGACTGGTAGAGTGATGATGGCCGATCCTAAAATTATACTTCTCGATGAACCAATTGCTGGTGTAAATCCTTCACTAGCACATCATATATTCAAAAAGATACGAGAGGTGGCAACTAGACAAAATATCGCTTTTCTTATAATAGAACACAGGCTTGACATATCCCTCGAGTATTCAGATCATGCGTTTGCTCTAGATGGAGGACGCGTGATAGCACAAGGAAAATCAAATGAGATTTTAAAACATCCTGCCGTTGTAGAATCATATTTAGGAAAATAA
- a CDS encoding ABC transporter ATP-binding protein: MHSQSAITIKKLQSGYGQSRILFGVDFEAKREQITVIVGPNGGGKSTLLKSIFGLCTIHKGSVEYFGNVITKKPPYRISRMGVAYLPQINNVFANLTTNENLTMAAYSVNEETRLQRIKMVLESFPFLYERFNSKANTLSGGQKQMLAMAMALMRKPRVMLFDEPTANLSPKMANEVIKKISQIRIEFDATIVLVEQNIHRALKIGDMAYLVVNGKLAYSGQAKNLASHPDLGRMYLGAN, translated from the coding sequence ATGCACAGTCAATCTGCTATAACCATAAAAAAGCTCCAGTCTGGATATGGACAGAGTCGAATATTATTTGGTGTGGACTTTGAGGCAAAGAGGGAACAGATTACCGTCATAGTGGGTCCAAACGGTGGAGGAAAGAGTACGCTGTTAAAGAGTATATTCGGTCTTTGTACTATACACAAGGGCTCTGTGGAGTATTTTGGAAATGTCATTACAAAAAAACCACCATACAGAATATCCCGTATGGGAGTAGCATATCTGCCTCAGATAAACAACGTATTTGCAAACTTGACTACAAATGAAAATCTCACAATGGCAGCATACTCTGTAAATGAAGAGACAAGATTACAACGAATCAAAATGGTGCTAGAATCGTTTCCATTTCTATATGAGAGATTCAATTCCAAGGCTAATACACTAAGCGGAGGACAAAAACAGATGTTGGCCATGGCAATGGCCTTGATGCGTAAACCAAGAGTCATGCTATTTGATGAGCCTACTGCCAATCTATCTCCAAAGATGGCCAACGAAGTAATAAAAAAAATATCGCAGATACGTATAGAATTTGATGCAACTATAGTACTAGTAGAGCAAAACATCCACCGTGCGCTAAAGATTGGAGATATGGCATACCTTGTAGTAAACGGCAAACTAGCGTACAGCGGCCAGGCTAAAAATCTAGCATCTCATCCAGATCTTGGAAGAATGTATCTTGGTGCAAACTAG
- a CDS encoding protoheme IX farnesyltransferase, whose product MKNQYLTNPRCNIVQRETTFRTRVSTYYELSKPKIWYLLVFTAFGAAFTASNIYDVPISSVTWALVLSSVAAGSAAANVLTNYHDRDIDAIMERTKGRPIPSGRIKPHDARNFGLVLAIISLLTAGAISLVTTPVQGAWATVFIAFGLANNVLVYSYGLKRKSRSNIILGGLCGGSPPLIGWVAVTTSDMWTMGLAMAGLVFIWIPMHIWALTLHFKEDYNRVNVPMLTAVESEKVAVRAIAASTVIMVIFSMAPIFITLEDGSLAARDIYMWTAALSGSLMLVLSGWVVLNPREKAAWVLFKFSSPYLAILFVALMVDSSFRP is encoded by the coding sequence GTGAAAAATCAATACCTTACAAACCCAAGGTGTAACATTGTGCAGAGAGAAACAACGTTTCGAACTAGAGTTTCAACATATTATGAGCTAAGCAAACCAAAAATATGGTATCTACTAGTCTTTACTGCATTTGGTGCTGCGTTTACTGCATCCAACATATATGATGTTCCGATAAGCTCAGTTACGTGGGCACTTGTTCTAAGCTCAGTAGCAGCAGGCTCTGCTGCTGCAAATGTGCTGACAAACTATCATGATAGAGATATTGACGCCATAATGGAGAGAACAAAAGGTCGACCCATTCCATCTGGGCGTATAAAGCCACATGATGCAAGAAACTTTGGACTAGTGCTTGCAATCATATCACTTTTGACAGCTGGTGCCATATCACTTGTTACCACGCCAGTTCAAGGAGCATGGGCTACTGTATTTATCGCCTTTGGGTTGGCAAACAATGTTCTTGTATACTCTTATGGTCTAAAGCGTAAAAGTCGCTCAAACATAATACTAGGAGGGCTTTGTGGAGGATCGCCACCACTGATCGGGTGGGTGGCAGTAACCACATCTGACATGTGGACTATGGGTCTTGCCATGGCAGGACTCGTATTCATATGGATACCAATGCACATTTGGGCTCTGACTTTGCACTTTAAAGAAGACTATAATCGAGTAAACGTTCCAATGCTCACTGCAGTTGAATCTGAAAAAGTTGCAGTTCGAGCTATTGCAGCTAGCACCGTAATTATGGTTATCTTTAGCATGGCGCCGATCTTTATAACATTAGAGGATGGGAGTTTAGCTGCCAGAGATATATACATGTGGACTGCTGCACTCTCAGGTTCTCTCATGCTAGTACTCTCAGGTTGGGTCGTGTTAAACCCGCGTGAAAAAGCGGCGTGGGTTTTATTTAAATTTTCAAGCCCGTATCTAGCAATTCTTTTTGTGGCTCTGATGGTAGATTCTTCATTCAGACCCTAG
- a CDS encoding transcriptional regulator codes for MLKIDDIDMLILSELSNDASVSIPKLAKKIRVNSSIVYARIKNMIKKNIVEKFIILVNDHEIGYDIKSLIGINMNSKMHESIVKALFEIYGVRKISEVTGRFDVLVTVYARTLEEMHKVISDKIASIDGILSSESFIEMTVREKSIPYKPKV; via the coding sequence ATGTTAAAGATAGACGATATTGATATGTTGATATTATCAGAGCTTTCAAATGATGCATCAGTATCCATTCCAAAACTCGCAAAAAAAATCCGTGTAAATTCCAGCATCGTATATGCTAGAATTAAAAACATGATTAAAAAAAACATCGTTGAAAAATTTATCATACTAGTAAACGACCATGAGATAGGATATGACATAAAATCTCTCATAGGTATAAACATGAACTCAAAGATGCACGAGAGTATAGTCAAAGCATTATTTGAGATATACGGTGTTAGAAAAATATCAGAGGTAACAGGAAGATTTGATGTTTTGGTAACAGTATATGCTAGGACGTTAGAAGAGATGCATAAAGTAATATCTGACAAGATTGCTAGTATAGATGGCATACTCTCTTCTGAGAGCTTTATAGAGATGACCGTACGTGAAAAATCAATACCTTACAAACCCAAGGTGTAA
- a CDS encoding semialdehyde dehydrogenase — protein sequence MDKKRVCIVGATGSVGQEFIQSLENHPWFEVTQIAASAKSAGKNYLDAIKNSDGVIAWEVDGVIPSYVKSMTVKSVDEIDVSKLDLIFSAVESEAARNIETKFAAVLPVISTSSAYRYENDVPILIPGINDDHADLLDVQKRNHSWKGWVAPLPNCTTTGLAITLKPLYEKYGAKKVMMTSMQAISGGGRSPGVSAMQINDNIVPYIVNEEDKVRTETRKILGKLEEDHIKDADIRVSSTCTRVPVIDGHTESVFVETELDIDLVKAGELYAKENKDISVAGLPSAPKNYYAFHTDPSRPQPRLERNVGDGMTTTIGRVEREELFEHGLKYVLFSHNKKMGSAKGAVLLAEMLLEKGKI from the coding sequence ATGGATAAAAAACGTGTTTGTATAGTTGGTGCAACTGGGTCTGTTGGACAAGAGTTTATCCAATCTTTGGAGAATCATCCGTGGTTTGAGGTAACACAGATAGCAGCATCTGCCAAAAGTGCAGGGAAAAACTATCTCGATGCCATAAAAAACTCAGATGGTGTTATCGCATGGGAAGTAGACGGGGTCATACCATCATACGTAAAAAGCATGACCGTAAAGTCCGTAGATGAGATAGACGTATCAAAATTGGATCTGATATTTTCGGCCGTAGAATCAGAGGCTGCACGCAACATTGAAACAAAATTTGCCGCAGTCTTGCCAGTAATATCGACTAGCTCTGCATACAGATATGAAAACGACGTTCCGATATTGATACCCGGAATAAACGACGATCATGCAGATCTCCTAGATGTACAAAAGAGAAACCATAGCTGGAAAGGATGGGTAGCTCCGTTGCCAAACTGCACCACCACAGGTCTTGCAATAACTCTAAAACCACTCTATGAAAAATATGGCGCAAAAAAAGTAATGATGACATCAATGCAAGCAATATCAGGAGGCGGTAGATCACCAGGAGTCTCTGCAATGCAGATAAACGACAACATTGTTCCATACATTGTAAATGAAGAAGATAAAGTGAGAACCGAGACGCGTAAGATACTTGGCAAGCTTGAAGAGGATCACATTAAAGATGCAGATATACGGGTAAGTAGCACGTGCACCCGCGTGCCAGTCATAGACGGTCATACCGAGTCAGTCTTTGTTGAGACAGAATTAGATATAGATCTAGTAAAAGCAGGGGAGCTATATGCAAAAGAGAACAAGGATATCTCTGTGGCAGGACTGCCATCAGCTCCAAAAAATTACTATGCATTTCACACAGATCCATCTAGACCACAACCACGTCTAGAGAGGAATGTTGGAGATGGAATGACCACCACCATAGGTCGTGTCGAGAGAGAAGAACTCTTTGAGCATGGACTAAAGTATGTGTTGTTTTCACATAACAAAAAAATGGGTTCTGCCAAAGGTGCCGTTCTTTTAGCAGAGATGCTACTTGAAAAAGGTAAAATCTAA
- a CDS encoding radical SAM protein — protein sequence MYSSYMMLNYDTPLYRPPSESNSLIFQVTLGCSFNKCSFCDMYRSKKYVERSWDQIKSEIDMMSKIDPDAKRIFLADGDALNLETEYLIKIISYIRLKFPNVKRISSYAMPMNVLKKTPIELASMNKAGLDMLYIGVESGSDLVLKKVTKGALGDTIIRAVKKAKNARYMISCMIILGLGGKKYTLDHINGTARVISACAPDYVGALTLYLENGIKEEFLDKYGGEFERISDADALDELERLVFAINVKSNVVFRANHGSNAFYVKGTFPAEKNSMLEQIAHMKKNPQLARPQGLRGF from the coding sequence ATGTATTCATCGTATATGATGTTAAATTATGACACACCGCTGTACAGGCCACCATCTGAGAGTAATTCTCTCATATTTCAGGTCACACTTGGATGCTCTTTTAACAAATGCTCGTTTTGTGATATGTACCGCTCTAAAAAATATGTGGAAAGATCTTGGGATCAGATAAAATCTGAGATTGACATGATGTCAAAAATAGATCCTGATGCTAAGAGGATATTCTTGGCCGATGGCGATGCGCTTAATTTAGAGACAGAGTATTTGATAAAGATCATATCGTACATTCGCTTGAAATTTCCAAACGTAAAGAGAATATCTTCTTATGCAATGCCGATGAATGTTTTAAAAAAAACACCAATAGAGCTTGCATCGATGAACAAGGCAGGGTTAGATATGTTGTATATTGGAGTGGAGAGCGGCTCTGATCTCGTACTAAAAAAAGTTACAAAGGGTGCACTTGGTGATACAATAATTCGAGCAGTGAAAAAGGCAAAGAATGCTAGATATATGATCTCGTGTATGATAATACTTGGTCTTGGAGGAAAAAAATATACTCTAGATCACATAAATGGAACTGCTCGTGTGATAAGTGCTTGCGCTCCAGACTATGTTGGTGCACTCACGTTATATCTTGAAAATGGGATAAAAGAAGAATTTCTGGACAAATATGGTGGAGAGTTTGAACGTATATCTGATGCAGACGCGTTAGATGAGCTAGAGAGACTAGTCTTTGCAATAAATGTAAAAAGTAATGTCGTATTTAGAGCAAATCATGGATCGAATGCATTTTATGTCAAAGGCACATTTCCTGCAGAGAAGAACTCTATGCTTGAACAGATTGCACATATGAAGAAAAATCCCCAGTTGGCAAGACCGCAGGGTCTACGTGGATTTTAG
- a CDS encoding Transposase, with translation MRDILQYKNPKKEFIVFGKCLKKILNDSHNAVNIRDKSNVIKKLERRLSYLLSKEYTEKNCIRFVKRLKREQDMLFTFLKTGTDSHNNTAEKPNVVIRKITNGHRTDDGATSHKILMSVNETCRQRNLNFHDYIS, from the coding sequence ATGAGAGATATTCTACAGTATAAAAATCCCAAAAAAGAGTTTATTGTTTTTGGAAAATGTTTGAAAAAGATCCTAAATGACTCACATAATGCTGTAAACATTCGTGATAAATCAAATGTCATAAAAAAACTCGAGCGTCGTTTATCGTATCTTTTATCCAAAGAATATACAGAAAAGAATTGTATCAGATTTGTCAAACGTCTAAAGCGTGAACAAGACATGCTTTTCACGTTCTTGAAGACTGGAACTGATTCACATAATAATACTGCAGAGAAGCCAAACGTGGTAATACGAAAGATTACAAACGGTCATCGAACAGATGATGGCGCTACATCACACAAGATATTGATGAGTGTAAATGAGACATGTAGACAACGAAATCTAAACTTTCATGACTATATATCTTGA
- a CDS encoding Transposase: MNESTINHAVKKTATAFGPLYEQMIRDLKTELNIHGDETSWRINGKNHWLWAFVGKWTTIYEIDKSRGRIAPMRVLKGYTDK, from the coding sequence ATGAATGAATCTACCATAAATCACGCAGTAAAAAAAACTGCTACAGCATTTGGCCCATTATATGAACAGATGATAAGAGATCTAAAAACCGAGTTGAATATACATGGGGATGAGACTAGCTGGCGCATCAACGGGAAGAATCATTGGTTGTGGGCATTTGTTGGAAAATGGACGACCATATATGAGATTGACAAATCACGTGGTAGAATAGCTCCAATGAGAGTGTTAAAAGGATACACTGACAAGTGA
- a CDS encoding Transposase, translating to MCDSDKRMILKLEKKNTELKAEIEKFKAESEQSKAELHDYKKGRLSNDTVFDQIIDDDQNLYATTGLERNEFEWILVRFENAVKNSPNAPRFSEYANESGNTCILSVRRVLFIALSRKRNNKKQEIFAAYAHIDQSTVSRYLALADVLLMKILPTAENIAATIRKERTIQAFKEFVPGKSAGELYLDATFVQVQRPQVKAYSGKRKRHVYNIQITSNKDGLVLDVGHPEEGSAHDMEVLRRNPPNFGKWTKNMRDPSTKQEHRIILYTDKGYLGVEKDYPGIISKQPYKKPKGYEMTETDQKYNKRISRKRIRVEHAINRLKWFRRMSV from the coding sequence ATGTGTGATTCAGACAAGCGTATGATTCTCAAACTAGAAAAGAAAAATACCGAATTGAAAGCAGAAATTGAGAAATTTAAAGCAGAAAGTGAGCAATCTAAAGCAGAATTGCATGATTACAAGAAAGGCAGATTGTCCAATGACACTGTGTTTGATCAGATAATTGATGATGACCAAAACCTTTACGCCACTACGGGATTAGAACGTAACGAGTTTGAATGGATCCTTGTACGATTTGAAAATGCTGTTAAAAATTCACCAAATGCACCACGTTTCTCCGAATATGCCAACGAGTCAGGAAACACATGCATTCTCTCTGTAAGACGAGTCTTGTTTATTGCATTGTCTCGCAAACGCAACAACAAAAAGCAAGAAATATTTGCAGCATATGCCCACATTGATCAGAGTACAGTCAGTAGATATCTAGCATTAGCAGATGTGCTGTTGATGAAGATCCTTCCAACTGCCGAAAACATTGCAGCTACAATACGGAAAGAACGCACCATCCAAGCGTTTAAAGAATTTGTTCCAGGCAAGAGTGCAGGTGAGCTATATCTTGATGCCACGTTTGTACAGGTTCAAAGACCACAAGTAAAGGCATACTCTGGAAAACGCAAGCGACATGTGTACAATATCCAGATAACCTCAAACAAAGATGGACTAGTACTTGATGTAGGCCATCCTGAAGAAGGTTCTGCACACGACATGGAAGTACTACGACGCAATCCACCAAATTTTGGCAAATGGACAAAGAACATGAGAGATCCTAGTACAAAACAAGAACATCGTATCATACTGTATACAGATAAAGGATATCTTGGTGTAGAGAAAGATTATCCTGGAATAATTTCAAAGCAACCATACAAAAAACCCAAAGGTTACGAGATGACAGAGACAGATCAGAAATACAATAAAAGAATTAGTCGTAAACGTATTAGAGTAGAGCATGCGATAAACCGACTAAAATGGTTCCGCAGGATGAGTGTATGA